In one window of Methanoculleus chikugoensis DNA:
- a CDS encoding sulfurtransferase: MEEKMFTPGGMERLQATSDRENIPYPRGDGKVKLVNSEWLDRHRNDANLTVVDVQPNIHDYIQEHIPGAVYLTEGVLRVSNRGFPGSYSPNACIQESFRRAGIDADSPVVVYTGKGAFSGAGDGLGQTMMAYTLAKYGHNTVYILDGGIDAWKSEGRELSQDYPAVEPSSFIAEVRDDYPIGYEEFVRIKDNDNVVVLDARPAKVYEGKGPWRKAGHIPGTVNLPWKSLMHEANPARLKSNDELDTILEEHGVDRSKAVICSCGTGREATNEFVLLKWLYLYPNVRIYEGSFTEWVTYPNNPVVEGPKPRGASVEAAPAR, from the coding sequence ATGGAAGAGAAGATGTTTACTCCCGGCGGGATGGAGCGCCTGCAGGCCACGAGCGACCGGGAGAATATCCCGTACCCCCGTGGCGACGGGAAGGTCAAACTGGTGAACTCGGAGTGGCTGGACCGCCACCGGAACGACGCCAACCTGACGGTCGTCGACGTTCAGCCGAACATACACGACTACATCCAGGAGCATATCCCCGGTGCCGTCTACCTGACCGAAGGCGTGCTGCGAGTATCCAACCGCGGCTTTCCGGGGTCGTACAGCCCGAACGCCTGTATCCAGGAGTCGTTCCGACGTGCGGGCATCGACGCCGACTCCCCGGTCGTTGTCTACACCGGGAAAGGCGCGTTCTCCGGCGCGGGCGACGGGCTCGGGCAGACGATGATGGCCTATACCCTCGCGAAATACGGTCACAACACCGTATACATCCTCGACGGCGGGATTGACGCGTGGAAGAGCGAGGGGCGGGAACTCTCGCAGGACTATCCCGCGGTCGAGCCGTCCAGCTTCATCGCCGAGGTTCGCGACGACTACCCCATCGGTTACGAGGAGTTCGTGCGGATCAAGGACAACGACAACGTGGTCGTGCTCGATGCGCGCCCGGCAAAGGTCTATGAAGGGAAGGGGCCCTGGCGGAAGGCCGGGCATATCCCCGGTACCGTCAACCTGCCCTGGAAGAGCCTGATGCACGAGGCGAATCCGGCACGGCTCAAGTCGAACGACGAGCTCGACACGATCCTGGAAGAACACGGCGTCGACCGGAGCAAGGCGGTCATCTGCTCGTGCGGAACCGGTCGGGAGGCCACGAACGAGTTTGTCCTCTTGAAATGGCTCTACCTCTACCCAAACGTCCGGATCTACGAGGGTTCGTTCACCGAGTGGGTCACCTATCCGAATAACCCGGTCGTAGAGGGGCCGAAACCCCGAGGGGCGAGCGTTGAGGCGGCTCCCGCACGGTAA
- a CDS encoding phosphate uptake regulator PhoU: MEIRKVQITGGSSYIVSLPKQWIRAANIQKNDPVGLVVQPDGSLLITPKISGEPAHRTRTFEVGAATDRTYLLRLLVGAYIAGFTTIRLESKGRMPPFILQLVREFTQMAIGQEVVGETDTSITIKDLLNPAEMPLENTIKRMHLLARGMQQDAMAALRGHDAALAGDVVARDTEVDRLHWLVARQNNLIASDATLARRMDIPVAQAAYCFQVSRIIERIADHATRVAHNALLLIDREIETATLDLMDEASTLALQIFSWSMEAFHTGDVEKANATLQRVRDLEETTRDIVTRVLRFEAVTAIPIGQITDSIRRIGEYSGDIGECVINYTVGREA, encoded by the coding sequence ATGGAGATCAGAAAAGTCCAGATCACCGGCGGTTCGTCATACATCGTATCCCTGCCGAAACAGTGGATCAGGGCCGCGAATATCCAGAAGAACGACCCGGTGGGATTGGTCGTGCAGCCCGACGGATCGCTCCTGATCACCCCGAAGATCAGCGGCGAGCCGGCCCACCGGACCAGGACCTTCGAAGTAGGAGCCGCAACCGACCGCACCTACCTGCTCCGCCTCCTTGTGGGAGCGTACATTGCCGGGTTCACGACCATCCGTCTTGAGTCGAAAGGAAGGATGCCGCCGTTCATCCTGCAACTCGTCCGGGAGTTCACGCAGATGGCGATCGGCCAGGAGGTGGTCGGCGAGACCGACACCTCGATAACGATCAAGGATCTCCTCAACCCCGCAGAGATGCCGCTTGAAAACACCATCAAACGGATGCACCTTCTCGCGCGGGGCATGCAGCAGGACGCTATGGCCGCGCTACGGGGGCACGATGCGGCTCTTGCGGGCGATGTCGTCGCGCGGGACACGGAAGTCGACCGGCTGCACTGGCTCGTTGCGCGGCAGAACAATCTCATCGCGAGCGACGCCACGCTCGCGCGCCGGATGGACATCCCGGTAGCCCAGGCGGCGTACTGCTTTCAGGTGAGCAGGATCATCGAGCGGATCGCCGACCACGCCACCCGGGTCGCGCACAACGCCCTCCTCCTGATCGACCGGGAGATCGAGACGGCGACCCTCGATCTCATGGACGAGGCAAGCACGCTTGCCCTGCAGATCTTCTCGTGGAGCATGGAGGCGTTTCACACGGGAGACGTCGAGAAGGCAAACGCGACGCTTCAGAGGGTGCGCGACCTCGAGGAGACGACACGCGATATCGTTACCCGGGTACTCCGGTTCGAGGCGGTGACGGCGATCCCGATTGGGCAGATCACAGACAGCATCCGGCGGATCGGAGAATACTCCGGCGACATCGGCGAGTGCGTCATCAACTATACCGTCGGACGGGAGGCCTGA
- a CDS encoding response regulator receiver protein, whose product MAEDTRKQQLLELFTTITNKKTIVEPMRKVHGTLRDRDAVEREIALIMREILDRGYFKTKLAPRQLAKLVVAYYDGKNDTEIARALGDEKLSKTVARARVRLKLFRELDFKMPFDQAAMAELLDSGKTMKEISEELDVSPSTLREYRHVIEQQRDTTLDPFLERIRDVMEDRDLSETMTRGVINDGLSEAIDITEAIDMGEF is encoded by the coding sequence ATGGCAGAAGATACCCGCAAGCAGCAGCTCCTCGAGCTGTTCACGACCATCACGAACAAGAAGACGATCGTCGAACCGATGAGAAAGGTTCACGGTACGCTCCGGGATCGCGACGCTGTGGAGCGCGAGATTGCCCTGATCATGCGGGAGATCCTCGATCGGGGGTATTTCAAAACCAAACTCGCCCCGCGGCAGCTCGCGAAACTTGTGGTCGCGTACTACGACGGTAAGAACGACACCGAGATCGCGAGGGCGCTCGGCGATGAGAAGCTGAGCAAGACCGTGGCGCGTGCCCGGGTCCGCCTCAAACTCTTCCGGGAGCTCGATTTCAAGATGCCGTTCGACCAGGCGGCGATGGCGGAACTTCTTGATTCGGGAAAGACCATGAAGGAGATCAGCGAGGAACTCGATGTAAGCCCCTCGACACTCCGTGAGTACCGCCACGTGATCGAGCAGCAGAGAGACACCACACTCGACCCGTTTCTGGAACGGATCAGGGACGTCATGGAAGACCGCGATCTCTCCGAGACGATGACGCGCGGTGTCATCAACGACGGCCTTAGCGAAGCGATCGACATCACCGAAGCGATAGATATGGGGGAGTTCTGA
- the glyS gene encoding glycine--tRNA ligase, with the protein MAETSDIYEKVMEVARRRGFVWPSSEIYGSVAGFIDYGPLGAMLKRNVENLWRSFYVFQEGYYEIECPTVGNEAIFVASGHVKEFADKMVQCPHCGEYLRADHIAEENGVANAGTLSAEALQAALYELPCPSCKEPLGEAGVFAFNLMFETTIGPGSQRKGYLRPETAQGIFTDFSRLLRFYRDKLPFGAVQIGKSYRNEISPRQGMIRLREFSQAEAEIFVHPGEKDHPAFHRYADYTAPLLTIARQLDGQEPAAMTMRAAVGEGVIANEYVAYYIALTHRILTAIGVDPAKLRFRQHLTDERAHYAADCWDAEVYSGRFGWVEIVGIADRTNYDLRSHAEHSGTSMTVFMPYDEPKRVVKRRIVADMGVLGPQYRGKAKAIADALAASEPGEDGARVTVDGEEFFIPADLYQVREEEVEVRGEEVMPHVIEPSYGIDRMIYVALEHSYAEEEVDGEIRKVLRLPPAVAPIQAAVFPLMNRDGLDDIAQTITERLTQCRILAQYDDSGAIGRRYRRQDEVGTPFAVTVDYDTLEDNTVTVRDRDSMEQVRIPIERLPEILSALISGTTAFRDIRA; encoded by the coding sequence ATGGCCGAAACGAGCGATATTTACGAAAAAGTCATGGAAGTAGCCAGAAGACGGGGTTTTGTCTGGCCCTCATCCGAGATATACGGGTCGGTCGCCGGATTCATCGATTACGGCCCGCTTGGAGCGATGCTGAAGCGAAACGTCGAGAATCTCTGGCGGTCGTTCTACGTCTTCCAGGAAGGCTACTACGAGATCGAATGCCCCACCGTCGGAAACGAAGCGATCTTCGTCGCATCCGGCCATGTGAAAGAGTTCGCCGACAAGATGGTGCAGTGCCCGCACTGCGGCGAGTACCTCCGCGCCGATCATATCGCGGAAGAGAACGGCGTTGCGAACGCGGGCACGCTCTCGGCGGAGGCGCTCCAGGCGGCACTCTATGAGCTTCCCTGCCCGTCATGCAAGGAACCCCTGGGCGAAGCGGGAGTCTTTGCGTTCAACCTGATGTTTGAGACGACCATCGGTCCCGGCTCGCAGCGGAAGGGCTACCTGCGCCCCGAGACCGCCCAGGGCATCTTCACCGACTTCTCCCGGCTCCTGCGATTTTACCGGGACAAACTCCCCTTCGGCGCCGTTCAGATCGGGAAGTCCTACCGCAACGAAATCTCCCCCCGCCAGGGCATGATCCGGCTGCGGGAGTTCTCTCAGGCGGAAGCCGAGATCTTCGTCCATCCGGGTGAGAAGGATCACCCCGCCTTCCACCGCTACGCGGACTACACGGCCCCTCTCCTCACCATCGCGCGGCAGCTCGACGGCCAGGAGCCGGCCGCAATGACGATGCGCGCCGCGGTAGGCGAGGGAGTTATCGCGAACGAGTACGTCGCCTACTACATCGCGCTCACGCACCGGATCCTGACCGCCATCGGTGTCGATCCGGCAAAACTCCGGTTCCGCCAGCACCTGACCGATGAGCGGGCGCACTACGCGGCCGACTGCTGGGACGCCGAGGTCTACTCCGGCCGGTTCGGGTGGGTGGAGATCGTCGGCATCGCCGACCGCACCAACTACGACCTGCGCTCGCATGCGGAGCACTCCGGCACCTCAATGACGGTCTTCATGCCCTACGACGAGCCGAAACGGGTCGTGAAACGGCGGATCGTGGCCGACATGGGGGTGCTCGGACCGCAGTACCGCGGCAAGGCGAAGGCGATCGCGGATGCTCTCGCCGCATCCGAGCCGGGAGAGGACGGCGCGCGGGTCACCGTCGACGGGGAGGAGTTCTTCATCCCCGCCGACCTCTACCAGGTTCGCGAGGAGGAGGTCGAAGTTCGCGGCGAAGAGGTGATGCCCCACGTCATCGAGCCATCCTACGGCATCGACCGGATGATCTACGTCGCCCTCGAGCACAGCTACGCCGAGGAAGAGGTCGACGGCGAGATCCGGAAAGTGCTCCGGCTCCCGCCGGCGGTCGCGCCGATCCAGGCCGCTGTCTTCCCGCTGATGAACCGCGACGGTCTCGACGATATTGCACAGACGATCACGGAGAGGCTCACGCAGTGCCGCATCCTCGCCCAGTACGACGACTCCGGCGCCATCGGCCGGCGTTACCGGAGGCAGGACGAGGTCGGGACGCCCTTCGCCGTCACCGTCGACTACGATACGCTTGAGGACAACACCGTGACCGTGAGAGACCGCGACAGCATGGAGCAGGTCCGCATACCGATCGAGCGCCTGCCCGAGATCCTCTCCGCACTCATCTCCGGCACCACCGCGTTCCGTGACATCAGGGCATGA
- a CDS encoding metal-dependent hydrolase, with translation MRLTWLGHACFSLAGSRTILIDPFIPEGSLATEPDIVAVTHAHADHLGITVKLSKKTVAINEVAKYLKAKGVPVEPMNLGGTITVDGVRFTMTPALHSSWLEDEGAGFYGGVAAGFVITMDGVSVYHAGDTALFSDMQLIRDLYRPDVALLPVGGCYTMGPEEAMIAARYIGAPLVIPMHYDTFPIIQQNLEEFKRTIERTTSIRVALLSPGESIEVGPEGGGE, from the coding sequence ATGAGGTTGACCTGGCTTGGCCACGCGTGTTTCTCTCTTGCAGGATCGCGGACGATCCTCATCGATCCCTTCATCCCGGAGGGATCTCTCGCCACAGAGCCCGATATCGTTGCCGTGACGCACGCTCACGCCGACCACCTGGGTATCACCGTAAAACTCTCGAAGAAGACGGTCGCCATCAACGAGGTGGCGAAGTACCTGAAGGCAAAGGGCGTTCCCGTCGAACCGATGAACCTCGGCGGCACCATCACCGTCGACGGCGTTCGGTTCACGATGACGCCCGCGCTCCATTCGTCGTGGCTGGAGGACGAGGGGGCGGGATTTTACGGTGGTGTGGCCGCCGGATTCGTCATCACGATGGACGGCGTCAGCGTCTACCACGCCGGCGACACGGCGCTCTTCTCCGATATGCAGCTCATCCGCGACCTCTACCGACCGGACGTGGCGCTCCTCCCTGTAGGCGGGTGTTACACAATGGGGCCCGAAGAGGCGATGATCGCGGCGCGGTACATCGGCGCGCCGCTCGTGATCCCGATGCATTACGACACCTTCCCCATCATCCAGCAGAACCTGGAGGAGTTCAAGCGAACCATCGAGCGGACGACGTCGATCCGGGTCGCGTTGCTCTCGCCGGGAGAGAGCATCGAGGTCGGCCCGGAGGGGGGCGGGGAGTGA
- a CDS encoding DEAD/DEAH box helicase, translated as MNYVSHPLIRPESIEERRYQLSIALRALDANTMVVLPTGLGKTAVALIVAASRLYSHPGRVLVLAPTKPLVEQHLRFFKQFLLIRDGSEPDESDFAMFTGDTSPEERARAWEACRVCFATPQVIKNDCLAGRYSLADVVLLVVDECHRAVGNYAYVFLAQHYCTAANDPLLLAMTASPGGDPAKVQEVCNNLHIEAVETRVETDEDVRPYIHEREIQYVDVYLPEELQAAIVVLRGLVESRLARLAKLNFRVPKPDKLSMKALNALNAQIQQRIRTRDPSAFIAASLHAECMKLRHAISLAETQGSEALKLYLGRLGAEGASSSGSKASKRLVADPAYLGLVEAAAGWKEELHPKASIVRELVRAQLAAHPESRIIVFATYRDTVQTLVDTLTAAGIACERFVGQASRDAERGLSQKEQIASLARFREGEFKCLIATSVGEEGLDVPSTDMVIFYEAVPSEIRSIQRKGRTGRSGSGTIVVLVTKGTSDETFRYVSQSRERAMVTGIKEMSAAPLLAPAPAPTPSVPAATRQAEILSFAPAGPAITIDDRETSSRVVGRLYELGASIALERLEVGDYAIGDRILVERKTVQDFMNTLVERDLFGQIKAMADAVLRPVLIIEGEDDLYAVRNIHPNAIRGTLAAITVDMGVALIRTRDADDTAETLYVLAQREGSERGERKIHPKKSYRSVREEQEYALAAFPSVGLKSARLLLEHFGSLKAIVDAEPEELSSVYGIGEKTARAIWDLARRPYR; from the coding sequence ATGAACTACGTCTCTCACCCGCTGATCCGGCCGGAGAGCATCGAGGAACGGCGGTATCAACTCTCCATCGCGCTCCGGGCGCTTGATGCGAACACGATGGTCGTCCTCCCGACGGGGCTCGGGAAGACGGCCGTCGCGCTCATCGTCGCGGCGTCCCGTCTCTATTCTCACCCCGGGAGAGTGCTCGTGCTTGCGCCCACGAAACCTCTGGTCGAGCAGCACCTCCGTTTCTTCAAACAGTTCCTGCTCATCCGGGACGGCTCCGAGCCGGATGAATCCGATTTTGCCATGTTCACCGGCGACACCTCCCCGGAGGAGCGGGCGCGGGCCTGGGAGGCGTGCCGGGTCTGTTTCGCCACCCCGCAGGTGATCAAGAACGACTGCCTTGCGGGGAGGTACAGCCTCGCCGACGTCGTGCTGCTGGTCGTGGACGAGTGCCACCGGGCGGTGGGGAACTACGCCTACGTCTTTCTCGCACAGCACTACTGTACCGCGGCGAACGATCCCCTGCTGCTCGCGATGACGGCCTCCCCCGGCGGGGACCCGGCGAAGGTGCAGGAAGTCTGCAACAACCTGCATATCGAGGCGGTCGAGACCCGGGTGGAGACCGACGAAGATGTCCGGCCCTACATCCACGAGCGCGAGATCCAGTACGTCGACGTCTACCTGCCCGAAGAACTGCAGGCGGCGATCGTTGTCCTCCGGGGGCTCGTGGAGTCGCGCCTTGCCCGGCTCGCGAAGCTCAACTTCCGCGTTCCGAAACCGGACAAACTCTCGATGAAGGCGCTTAATGCCTTGAACGCCCAGATCCAGCAGCGTATACGGACGCGCGATCCATCGGCGTTCATCGCGGCATCCCTGCATGCCGAGTGCATGAAACTCCGGCACGCCATATCGCTTGCCGAGACGCAAGGAAGCGAGGCGCTCAAACTCTACCTCGGCCGGCTCGGCGCGGAAGGCGCCTCGAGCTCGGGGAGCAAGGCGAGCAAGCGCCTCGTCGCCGATCCCGCTTACCTGGGCCTCGTCGAGGCCGCCGCCGGCTGGAAGGAGGAGTTGCACCCCAAGGCTTCGATCGTCCGCGAACTGGTGCGGGCGCAGCTTGCGGCGCACCCCGAGAGCCGGATCATCGTCTTCGCCACCTATCGCGACACCGTCCAGACGCTCGTGGATACGCTCACCGCCGCCGGTATCGCCTGCGAGCGGTTCGTCGGCCAGGCGTCCAGGGACGCGGAGCGGGGACTCTCGCAGAAGGAGCAGATCGCAAGTCTCGCCCGGTTCCGGGAGGGCGAGTTCAAGTGCCTGATCGCGACCTCCGTGGGCGAGGAGGGGCTCGACGTCCCCTCGACGGATATGGTGATCTTTTACGAGGCCGTCCCCTCAGAGATCCGGAGCATCCAGCGGAAGGGTCGGACCGGGCGGAGCGGCAGCGGCACGATCGTCGTGCTGGTGACGAAAGGCACGTCCGACGAGACGTTCCGGTACGTGAGCCAGAGCCGGGAGCGGGCGATGGTGACAGGGATCAAGGAGATGAGCGCTGCGCCCCTGCTCGCTCCCGCTCCTGCCCCGACCCCGTCCGTCCCGGCCGCAACCAGACAGGCGGAGATCCTTTCGTTTGCCCCGGCGGGGCCGGCGATCACCATCGACGACCGTGAGACGTCGTCGAGGGTCGTCGGGCGCCTGTACGAACTCGGGGCATCGATCGCCCTGGAGCGCCTCGAGGTCGGCGACTACGCCATCGGCGACCGTATCCTCGTGGAGAGGAAGACCGTGCAGGATTTCATGAACACCCTCGTCGAGCGTGATCTCTTCGGGCAGATCAAGGCGATGGCCGACGCGGTGCTGCGTCCCGTCCTGATCATCGAGGGAGAGGACGACCTCTATGCGGTGCGAAACATCCACCCGAACGCAATCAGGGGCACGCTTGCGGCCATAACGGTCGATATGGGCGTCGCGCTGATACGCACCAGGGATGCGGACGACACCGCCGAGACGCTCTACGTCCTCGCACAGCGAGAGGGGAGCGAGCGGGGAGAGCGGAAGATACACCCGAAGAAGTCGTACCGCTCGGTCCGCGAGGAGCAGGAGTACGCGCTCGCTGCGTTCCCGAGCGTCGGCCTAAAAAGCGCACGTCTCCTCCTCGAACACTTCGGGTCGCTTAAAGCGATTGTCGATGCCGAACCGGAGGAACTCTCGTCGGTGTACGGGATCGGGGAAAAGACCGCCCGTGCGATATGGGATCTCGCTCGCAGACCCTATCGCTGA